The Tenacibaculum jejuense genome includes a window with the following:
- a CDS encoding peptidylprolyl isomerase — protein sequence MMQLKTMNLKSISIFLILGLGPIFSSAQKNKIDGVAVVVGKNVVLDSDIEKFKKELETQSEGKIKVSDCEMLEQLMERKLLAHHAVVDSVTVSKAEVDDRVTRTIAFFTREYGDQQKAVEAYGFNDIEDLKKELERVQKEELLIEKEQEKITGDIDLTPEEVRLYFNGLKEKNELPEFPAEVELAQIVLKAEPTEEENKRIIAKLNEIKKDVEENDASFKLKAIVNSNDPSVARNGGNLGTINKDTQFIKEFKEVAFSLDEGQISEPFKTIFGYHIILLHKIKGKGREVSHIVMAPEISDQKLSDAKEKLEKIRKDIIAGDITFEKAVNEFSQDADTKNSGGLILNPYTGESTFDLTRMDPALYGRINELQKGGFSEVFYDETRGGEKMYKLLYMRNRTNTHTAELVNDYVKIQKLALLKKKEETIAKWTKDKISETYVKIGSDHKKCSFKSNWKKDNQ from the coding sequence ATGATGCAATTAAAAACAATGAATTTAAAGAGTATTAGTATTTTTTTAATCTTAGGATTAGGGCCAATTTTTTCAAGTGCCCAAAAGAATAAAATAGATGGAGTAGCGGTAGTTGTAGGTAAAAATGTTGTTTTAGATTCAGATATTGAAAAGTTCAAAAAAGAACTTGAAACTCAAAGTGAAGGAAAAATCAAAGTTTCTGATTGTGAAATGTTAGAACAGTTAATGGAACGTAAGTTATTAGCTCATCATGCAGTAGTTGATAGTGTAACGGTTTCTAAAGCAGAAGTTGATGATAGAGTTACTAGAACTATAGCTTTTTTTACTAGAGAATATGGAGATCAACAAAAAGCTGTTGAAGCTTATGGTTTTAATGATATTGAAGATTTAAAAAAAGAACTAGAACGTGTTCAAAAAGAAGAATTGCTTATAGAAAAAGAGCAAGAAAAAATAACAGGAGATATTGATTTAACTCCAGAAGAAGTTCGATTATATTTCAATGGTTTAAAAGAAAAAAATGAATTACCTGAGTTTCCTGCGGAAGTTGAGCTTGCTCAAATTGTTTTAAAAGCAGAACCGACGGAAGAAGAAAATAAAAGAATTATAGCTAAATTAAATGAAATTAAGAAAGACGTTGAAGAAAACGATGCTAGTTTTAAATTAAAAGCTATTGTAAATTCTAATGATCCTTCTGTAGCTAGAAATGGAGGTAATTTAGGTACCATAAATAAAGATACTCAATTCATTAAAGAGTTTAAAGAGGTAGCTTTTTCATTAGATGAGGGACAAATTTCTGAACCTTTCAAGACAATCTTTGGATATCATATTATTTTACTACACAAAATCAAAGGTAAAGGTAGAGAGGTTTCGCATATTGTAATGGCTCCTGAAATATCTGATCAAAAGTTATCAGATGCTAAAGAGAAACTAGAAAAAATTAGAAAAGATATTATAGCTGGTGATATTACATTTGAAAAGGCAGTAAACGAATTTTCACAAGATGCTGATACTAAAAATAGTGGTGGGTTAATTTTGAATCCTTACACTGGTGAATCAACTTTTGATTTAACTAGAATGGATCCTGCTCTTTATGGTAGAATTAATGAATTACAAAAAGGAGGTTTTTCTGAAGTATTTTATGATGAAACTAGAGGAGGAGAGAAAATGTACAAATTACTTTACATGAGAAACAGAACCAATACGCATACTGCAGAACTGGTTAATGATTATGTGAAAATTCAAAAATTAGCGCTGTTAAAGAAAAAAGAAGAAACAATTGCTAAGTGGACAAAAGATAAAATATCAGAAACTTACGTGAAGATTGGAAGTGATCATAAAAAATGTTCATTTAAATCTAATTGGAAAAAAGATAATCAATAA
- a CDS encoding AAA family ATPase: MSDVAAVNNLVTKYEKLQKEIGKVIIGQKEAVNFSLLSIFCGGHSLLIGVPGLAKTLLVNTISDALGLNFNRIQFTPDLMPSDILGSEILDETRKFKFIKGPIFSNIILADEINRTPPKTQAALLEAMQERSVTIAGHHYKLDLPFFVLATQNPIEQEGTYPLPEAQLDRFMFSINLDYPSFEEEVEVVKNTTTSNEQKVNSLFNAKEIVEIQKLIRKIPVADNVVEYAVGLVGKTRPKSDKATDLVKKYIDWGAGPRASQNLILAAKANAAVHGKYSPDIEDVQAVAVPILSHRVVKNYKAEAEGITINEIITSLF; the protein is encoded by the coding sequence ATGTCAGACGTTGCAGCAGTTAATAATTTGGTAACTAAATATGAAAAGTTACAAAAAGAAATAGGAAAAGTAATTATAGGTCAGAAAGAGGCTGTTAACTTTTCTCTACTTTCTATTTTTTGTGGAGGACACTCTTTGTTAATAGGAGTTCCGGGTTTAGCTAAAACTTTACTAGTAAATACAATTTCTGATGCTTTAGGCTTAAATTTTAATAGGATACAATTTACTCCAGATTTAATGCCATCAGATATTTTAGGAAGTGAAATTTTAGATGAAACTAGAAAGTTTAAATTCATTAAAGGACCAATATTTTCGAATATTATCTTAGCAGATGAGATTAATAGAACACCTCCAAAAACTCAGGCGGCTTTACTAGAAGCAATGCAAGAGCGTTCTGTAACTATTGCTGGTCATCATTATAAATTAGATTTACCTTTCTTTGTATTAGCAACTCAAAATCCAATTGAGCAAGAAGGAACATATCCATTACCAGAAGCACAATTAGATCGTTTTATGTTCTCTATAAATCTTGATTATCCATCATTTGAAGAAGAAGTAGAAGTAGTAAAAAACACCACAACTTCTAACGAACAAAAGGTTAATTCGCTATTTAATGCAAAAGAGATTGTAGAAATACAAAAATTGATTCGTAAAATACCTGTAGCAGATAATGTTGTAGAATATGCAGTAGGTTTAGTTGGTAAAACCAGACCTAAATCAGATAAAGCTACTGACTTAGTTAAAAAGTATATCGATTGGGGTGCAGGACCTCGTGCTTCGCAAAATTTAATTTTAGCTGCTAAAGCAAATGCCGCAGTTCATGGTAAATATTCTCCAGATATAGAAGATGTTCAAGCTGTTGCTGTTCCAATTTTATCACACAGAGTTGTTAAAAATTACAAGGCAGAAGCTGAAGGAATTACCATAAATGAAATAATTACTTCTTTGTTTTAA
- a CDS encoding endonuclease — translation MKKHLAVLMLMTSLSVLGQVPSYYNDVNLNLTGSNLKDELATKVISTHNNFLSYTPGVWNALKQTDLDPTDPTKVILIYGWNDTDSNITNDRTRGRDENGGGSGVWNREHVYSRSLANPNLGTSGPGADAHNLRPCDAQRNSSRSNRKFAAGSGTPSYITPQGNWYPGDEWKGDVARMMMYMYIRYGNQSLPINVGVGSITATDPNMISLFLQWNAEDPVSDLEKQRNPILEQEQGNRNPFIDNPAFATQIWGGPQAEDLFGNSGGSDTQAPTNPSGLIASNTTQTTTDLAWTASSDNIAVTGYNIFSGSTQIGTTTSTSFNVTGLTPGTAYTFSVRAFDAAGNISANSNGVNVTTTPNGSGGSGTTTELIISEYVEGSSFNKAIEIANFTGSTVNLSGYSLRKTTNGNNSWGSTLNLSGQLANGEVYVVAHVNASTAIKNEADRTISAGAMNFNGNDAIALFKNNSLIDLVGTPASSANFGKDVTLQRKSSVISPNTSYTTSEWNSLSSNTISDLGTHTIDGGSLPDTQAPTIPTGLTASNISETSLNLSWNASTDNEAVTGYEIYRGTTKITTVTALSYNVTNLNPDTAYGFSIRALDAAGNISSASNIVNVTTLPTTPVFTYCNSKGSNVNYEYIDNIAIGGIVNSTAANAGYGDFTNLVGNLSYGSNTIVVSAGFVSSSYTEYWSVWIDLNQNGTFESNEQLVSGSSSSSGNLSYTFTIPTSAKSGNTRMRVSMKWNEVPTACETFGYGEVEDYTVNIGTSARTAEILTNLEIDGELGNEKPVFDAKVYPNPAIDFLKITLRDQRNATFRIINTIGQTVLNGTIDENIDVSNLSKGLHILEVNDGQRLLTKKFIKK, via the coding sequence ATGAAAAAACATTTGGCTGTTTTAATGCTGATGACTTCTCTGTCAGTATTAGGACAAGTACCATCGTACTACAACGATGTAAACTTAAATCTAACAGGTTCTAACCTTAAAGATGAACTTGCTACTAAAGTTATCAGTACTCATAATAATTTTTTAAGTTATACACCTGGCGTTTGGAACGCTTTGAAACAAACTGATTTAGACCCAACAGATCCAACTAAAGTAATTTTAATTTATGGTTGGAATGATACTGACTCCAATATTACTAATGATAGAACTCGTGGTAGAGATGAAAATGGTGGAGGAAGTGGCGTTTGGAATAGAGAACATGTATATTCTAGATCGCTTGCAAATCCAAATCTAGGAACTTCTGGCCCTGGTGCAGATGCTCATAATTTAAGACCCTGTGATGCACAAAGAAATTCTTCAAGAAGTAATCGAAAATTTGCTGCAGGATCTGGTACACCTTCATATATAACTCCACAAGGAAACTGGTATCCTGGAGATGAATGGAAAGGAGATGTAGCTCGAATGATGATGTATATGTACATTCGCTACGGAAATCAATCACTGCCAATAAACGTAGGCGTTGGAAGCATTACAGCTACTGATCCAAATATGATTAGTTTGTTTTTACAATGGAACGCAGAAGATCCTGTATCTGATTTAGAAAAACAACGAAATCCTATTTTAGAGCAAGAACAAGGAAATAGAAATCCTTTTATCGATAACCCTGCTTTTGCTACTCAAATTTGGGGAGGACCACAAGCAGAAGATTTATTTGGTAATTCTGGAGGAAGCGACACACAAGCTCCTACAAATCCTTCCGGGTTAATTGCATCTAACACAACACAAACTACTACTGACTTAGCTTGGACAGCTTCTTCTGATAATATTGCAGTTACAGGATATAACATTTTTAGTGGATCTACTCAAATAGGAACAACAACTTCGACTTCATTTAATGTTACTGGATTAACTCCAGGAACAGCTTATACTTTTTCTGTAAGAGCTTTTGATGCTGCAGGTAATATTTCTGCTAACAGTAATGGAGTAAATGTTACAACTACTCCTAATGGTTCTGGAGGATCTGGAACTACTACAGAATTGATAATTTCTGAATACGTAGAAGGTTCTTCTTTTAATAAAGCTATAGAGATTGCGAACTTTACTGGAAGTACTGTAAACTTGTCTGGATATTCTTTAAGAAAAACTACAAATGGTAATAATTCTTGGGGTAGTACTTTAAATTTATCTGGACAATTAGCTAATGGCGAAGTTTATGTTGTTGCACATGTAAATGCTTCTACTGCTATTAAAAATGAAGCTGATCGAACTATTAGTGCTGGAGCAATGAACTTTAATGGTAATGATGCTATAGCTTTATTTAAAAATAATTCTTTAATTGATCTTGTTGGTACACCTGCTAGTAGTGCTAATTTTGGTAAAGATGTTACTTTACAGCGTAAATCATCTGTAATTTCACCTAATACATCATATACAACTTCTGAATGGAATTCTTTAAGCTCAAATACTATTTCTGATCTTGGAACTCATACAATAGATGGTGGATCTTTACCTGATACACAAGCTCCAACAATACCAACTGGTCTTACAGCTTCTAATATTTCAGAAACTTCGTTAAACTTATCTTGGAATGCATCTACAGATAATGAAGCCGTAACGGGTTATGAAATTTATCGAGGTACTACGAAGATCACTACAGTTACAGCATTAAGTTATAATGTGACAAATTTAAATCCTGATACAGCCTATGGATTTTCTATTAGAGCTTTAGATGCTGCTGGAAACATTTCTTCTGCTAGCAATATAGTTAATGTTACAACTTTACCTACAACACCAGTATTTACGTATTGTAACTCAAAAGGAAGTAATGTAAACTATGAATATATTGACAATATAGCTATTGGAGGTATTGTAAACTCAACAGCTGCAAATGCAGGATATGGTGATTTTACGAACTTAGTAGGGAATTTAAGTTATGGTAGCAATACCATTGTAGTAAGTGCTGGTTTTGTTAGTTCTTCTTACACTGAATATTGGAGTGTTTGGATTGATTTAAATCAAAATGGTACGTTTGAATCAAATGAACAATTAGTGAGTGGTTCTTCTTCAAGTTCTGGAAACTTATCATACACATTCACTATACCTACTTCAGCTAAATCTGGAAATACAAGAATGCGTGTATCTATGAAATGGAATGAAGTTCCTACTGCTTGTGAAACATTTGGATATGGTGAAGTAGAAGATTATACGGTTAATATTGGTACTTCAGCTAGAACGGCTGAAATATTGACTAATTTAGAAATTGATGGTGAATTAGGTAATGAAAAACCAGTTTTTGATGCTAAAGTTTATCCTAATCCTGCTATTGACTTCTTAAAAATCACATTAAGAGATCAAAGAAACGCTACTTTCAGAATAATTAATACTATTGGACAAACTGTTCTAAATGGTACAATAGATGAAAATATTGATGTTAGTAACTTATCGAAAGGGTTACATATATTAGAAGTAAATGACGGACAAAGATTACTTACAAAAAAGTTTATTAAGAAGTAA